From a single Lolium rigidum isolate FL_2022 chromosome 7, APGP_CSIRO_Lrig_0.1, whole genome shotgun sequence genomic region:
- the LOC124678545 gene encoding uncharacterized protein LOC124678545, with protein sequence MAKSLRSKREKRLRTLRREIAEPFYDKKEAAKLAAQTAALEAPKLPVRVHPAYQETLDAAAAAAAEAAASRASAMEVETADGGNKKRSSFLKPMGSISKKKVQLHLKIKKDKRKARKKGGFGKKKF encoded by the exons ATGGCCAAGTCTCTGCGTTCGAAGCGGGAGAAGCGGCTGCGGACGCTCCGGCGGGAGATCGCCGAGCCCTTCTACGACAAGAAGGAGGCCGCCAAGCTGGCCGCGCAGACCGCCGCCCTCGAGGCTCCCAAGCTCCCCGTCCGCGTGCACCCGGCGTACCAGGAAACCCTCGacgcagctgccgccgccgctgctgaagCCGCCGCCAGCCGGGCCTCGGCCATGG AAGTGGAGACAGCTGATGGAGGAAACAAGAAGCGCTCATCCTTTCTGAAACCGATGGGCAGCATCAGCAAGAAGAAGGTTCAGCTTCACttgaagatcaagaaagacaagagAAAAGCTAGAAAGAAGGGAGGGTTTGGGAAAAAGAAGTTCTAG